In Sphingomonas phyllosphaerae, one DNA window encodes the following:
- a CDS encoding TIGR02594 family protein has protein sequence MGGWLKLLGAWWANDEEPWCGTFVAICLKEAGLPIIKHWYRAKAWADWGVAVSPRLGALLVFGRAGGGHVGWYIGQAWRTIAGKRVLFFRVRGGNQKNMVCDTWIEAERMIACRWPAGVTATGAEIELAWNGEPVSRNEA, from the coding sequence ATCGGCGGCTGGCTGAAGCTGCTCGGGGCATGGTGGGCGAACGACGAAGAGCCGTGGTGCGGCACGTTCGTTGCGATTTGCCTCAAGGAAGCTGGCCTTCCGATCATCAAGCACTGGTATCGCGCGAAGGCGTGGGCCGACTGGGGCGTAGCGGTGTCGCCGCGTCTCGGCGCGCTGCTCGTCTTTGGCCGCGCAGGCGGCGGACACGTCGGCTGGTACATTGGCCAGGCATGGCGGACGATCGCCGGCAAGCGCGTCCTCTTCTTCCGCGTCCGCGGCGGCAACCAAAAGAACATGGTCTGCGATACGTGGATCGAGGCCGAGCGCATGATCGCTTGCCGGTGGCCTGCCGGCGTGACCGCGACCGGCGCTGAGATCGAACTCGCATGGAACGGCGAACCCGTTTCGCGGAACGAAGCGTGA